Genomic DNA from Parambassis ranga chromosome 10, fParRan2.1, whole genome shotgun sequence:
ATGACATCCTCTTTCTCATTATGATATCGGCTCTCATGATTTTGATGCCAGTTGCACGGTTATTAAGCCATCTCACCCCCAGCGGGTGTACTCGCACTGTAGTGTCTGTTGCTCTCGGGCCATCCATCATGTTTTATACCTCCGTAGATAGGGATGAAAAGATAATCAAACTGCAGTAACGGCGCCtcaaacaggatttttttttcagactacCTGCAATAAACTCTGCTAATCAAAAGTTATTGTGGCACTCTGAAATGCGTCATAAAAATAGCAATTATATAAGTGTTTGAATGCTGTCTAGCTTATATCGGTTGTCATAGTGGTGCCCTGTAAAATTCTTTATGAGCTTTTCATACAGGAACAGCTGGGAACAATAAAGACAATACAGACATGAGTTGATGTTTCTGGCCTAATTTCCAGAGGAAGCAGAGTCGTCCAGAGTTGGAGGAGGACATTCAGAGCCTTAGACTTCTTACTCTggcttttatttcttctttgtttAGGATGTGTTGTTACCAAAATATATTGGACATAAATAGCTTTGGACATAAATGTTGAAAAGGAATGGGTTCACCTCCAGGAAGTGCTGTGGCAGTGTGGACAGAAATGAGAGATTTACAGAGAATAGCATAGCTGGTTAGCAAAGATAGCGAGGAAGTGAGATTAACAGGAGTAAGGGGGCAGAAAGGGAGGAAAGAGGTTCTGTTGAATAATTCAGCGCCCCCTGTCTGTATGAGTTTACATCAATGAAGTTCAGGGCGTCCAACAAAGACTGCATTAAAGGGAAGCTTCTAGGACATGTTTACCTGTATGCGTagaatatataaacacacacacaggtacacatgtAAAGAACGCACACTTTCTCTGCATATGTAGCTGAACACAGAATCAAACGCAGGTTCGCCAAACTCCTCTTTGCATTTGCATTAAAGTACAAGCAAGCACTtctaaaacaaaatacacacaaattctCACATAGCCTGCATGTCCCCGTAGTGTGCACTGTGCTTGTGAATAATTTAGGCATAAGAGGAGAGCAGTGGCCTGCTGCTGAGACAGCAGGTGACCCTGCAGCCAGCAACAAGGACGTGGtggctctcctctcctctcctctcctctcctctcctctcctctcctctcctctcctctcctctcctctcctctcctctcctcggTGGGAGGGATAGACAGAAAAGGGCTTTAATCTCTGAGATCTCAGATCATACAAAGATTGATGTGTTGTTTGTCTTACAAGCGACACGTACAGTCATACATGATGACACAGAGTGGGGTCTATGGTAGAAGGGCGCCTTTAGGCTTAGTCATGAAACAAATTTCAGTGCAGGAGTAGCTGTTCTTTTTACAGAAGCTGTCGCCACGTCTATTTTATCTTGCACAGAAGTAGTGAAAGGTCGTTTGCTCATTGTTAGAGCAGCCAAAGAAGACTCAGTGTACCGCTTTGTTAACATCTATGACCCAAATAGTAGAACAGAGAGAGTTGGCTTTTACACCCAGCTAAGTAGAATAgaatgaatagaatagaatagagttGATAATGCATCGGCAAGAGCATATTATTGTTGGCAATTTCAATGTTGACAGAATTGGTAGGAACCTCACCCACAGTTGTCAGTCCCTGAGCAATGCCATATTACATCTAGACTTGCTTGACTCAAGGGACTTTTTGTTCTCTTATATTGTGGTGGGAGGTTGGAAATGaacaaatgcatgttttttgtcAGCAGTAGGCTACACCTCCTATTCCTCTGCCAGGATAAAAGCTGTAATCAATGATCTGGACTCAGATATTAAGAGCATCGAAGAAGGGTTCAATAGGAGCACAAATGATGTTACTGGCCCTCTGTTGGAAAAGAAAAATTCGGAGTTGAGCTCACTCCTGCAAGAGAGAGAGTTGAGGGAGCCCTTGTCCGATCCCGGTTCCTTCAGCTGAAGGACAGGGCTGCCCCAAGCTCTTTTGTTTTCAACCTTGAGAGATCGTGGCAGAGAAAAAATTAATGACATGCCTAAGGCTGCCAGGGGGAGGTATTACCACTGACACAGTTGTGATGAGGAGGCATGCTATGGACTTCTATGCAGGCCTGTTTGGATCAGAACCTTGTAACTTGGAGTGTAGTGAAGAGCTTCTGAAGGATCTTCCTCAGCTCAGTGTGGAGGAAAAGGCTGATCTGGACTAAGATCTGCTGTCAATCAGATGGAATCTGGATGAGCACCAGGGAGAGATGGCCTGTACATAGacttctttaatttttttttggaataGCATCGGCCATGATTTGCACATGAGTTTTCTTGAAGTGCTATAAATCTGCATCTCTCCCAGTGTCCTGTCAGAGGGCAATAGTCTGAGCGCACATAGACCCTGGGGTGGGAGAggagtttgtgttttgttcacAGATTGAAACACTTGCGCATTTGTTCGTCGAGTGTCCTACACTAGGAGCAGTGGCTGATAAAAGGTTGTTGAGATGGAAGGAGCTAACTATGAAGTTATGAGTGCTATTATGATACTATTGTCACTTCTCAACAGCCTGAGCCAAAGGAAGCACCGCAGGATGTAATTGCCAGGGCGAATGCCAAAGGCATACTGGACAGGATCAGCTCCAACCCTGTTAAAAAGAACGAGCACCGCACACATACCAAGAGAATGAAAAAACCTGCCCATACTGACACCTCTCAGCCTCACTTCGCTGCCAGGAAGCTCTCCAATACCCACCAGACCAAGCACAGTGACAGTGCTGTCTGTTGTGGACATCAGGAATCATCACAAGGTGAGTGTGATGGCTTCAGTCAAATATATTAATGTTGTATTAGTTGTATAATTAGTTGTAATATATGTACTTGGTTAGTGACAGATGGCATTGTGTGCAAAGCTAAAAACAGCATATAAAGTGGTAGTGGTCAGCCATAGCTGGCCTGCTCCTATCCAAAGGTAAAGAAACAGGTGATGAAGAGCgccaaaaaaataaagtttagtTCGAATTGAACTCACCTTGAAATAAATTAACCTTTTTTCCCAATGCTGTCTACAGTAAAATTTCGTTATCTCATTGTTTTTATCCTTCAGGAAAACCCAAAGTGCTACCCTTGCAACCTGTAAAGAACACTATGTCGAGCACTTTGTCTTCTTCCAAACGAGAAAGccgcacctcctcctcctcctcctcatcctcctcttctaaATTGGGAGGTTGCATACCCACTAAAAGCATCGCCCGTTTCAATGCTGCAGCTTTCAACACCACCACTCTGCATTCCGCCTCTCCTTCTGCTGTGGCTCCAGTTGTCCGTTCCCGTCGAGCTCCCCTGGAGGTGCTGAAGCCGGTGGTGCTCACCCTCCCTTCTGCTCACTTCCCCTGTGTCTTTCCTCCCCAGCACAGTCGAACAGGATTCAGCCCCAGCTTCAAGTCTAGGATGCCAGCTCGCTGCAGTGGTGGTCTCTCCAAGGACGCTATGGACAAATCCCATCCTCTGTTTTGACCTTGCTAAAACATTAAAgggttattagtttgattgctgctaggcaatcaaactcttgttcttcaccctctttcttcttcttcttttttattctgtacgtttttggcgcagcgtatcttcagcatacattgatcGATTTCAGCCATTgaattatcaaaatgttcatctcagaGAGGGCATTCCTGGTCAACTTCAAGaattttcaaaaaattataatttttcaaatatcaAGCAATTTCagcgtcatttttaacatgggagtctatggaggcgCCTTCACAACCACCTTCAACtctgacatgtaactagttccacatgctttcagctacacaaACCGTTCAGACATCATTCTGTCCAGctcttcaaaatattaataaaaattcaaaagccatttaacattgaagtctatgagagagcccttcaatgagggtcttctgccaaatgtatctcctcctattaagattttctacttttcttaaccgtgtttcagcaaattaagttcagattgcagattctccagcaattcagagcaatccttcacatcagcgttcaaagcaatgcttcagctgcagcaatcaaactttctAGTTTTTGTGTTAAATCCTTGCTTAAAGCTAATCAAAATGTATTCAGTGTTCTTGAATGACTAAGCTGATGAGGTCACCTTAAATGTTTCTGGAGGCATTATTTCTTGTCATTAATACAATACCATTATTATAGTGTCTCTTTTTGTGTCATAAAGGAAAACCTTGCCACAGTGAGAATCGAATCAAACTGCATATATTATGGGCCAATGTCATTTCAATGTGACTACATGATGAATAGCTGTTACATAGTGTTCACTGACCTGAAACAGTAAAGGACAAGAAGCTGCttctttattttccttttcgTAATGCATTTATTGACACAagaaattacatttacattgtgTGGGGATGAGTGacaaacagaaatgaaatgATTTGTATCATCTCTGGTTTGTTTAAGTGTTTCTTTCGTTTCCATTTGGATCAGACTGCATTCACAGAGTTCATGTTGAGTGCAGGTGGTGGCCTCGAGCCATAGGAGCATTAGAAAAACTTTTGACAGCAGTGACTTTCTTAACcgctatgtgtatttgtgtgtgaatatttatttattttttttgtgagcaCACTAGCTGGATTTACTGACGAGGAGAACATACACTTAATCTGTATTGTGGAGCATGGATTCGCTCACATCCATGTTGTCTAAGCACAGCGACCAGTGTGTATACTGGTACTGATTCATACAGTATCACGTCTTGTCAAAGTCCAAACCTGAATTTAGAATTTCTATCTTGGGTAACCACATAAAAGTTCCTGAGGTAATTGTAAAGAAGCAATGTGACATTCTTCAACTTTTAAACTCAGGTTTTTCTgtaaaatatgcaaaaaaaaaatacaatcctAATGCTTTAATCTACATTAAAAACCTTCTTTTGCTGACCTAGGCATTCACTGAAGAATGATTTGAAAATCATTTTTGCATTCGGGTAGAGTCAccttttgtttggttttgggGACAGGCCagatcttttgtttttgtgctagTGTAAATCCAGTCATGTTAAAGTGAAGATGACTTGTGCtaagagcatttttttttttttttgcattcagcAGTCTTCCTATCGAGACCCTGAACTCATCAACATGAAATGACCCCCATtaagaaaacatgcaaaatcAAACCACACCCCTGTCCTATTTTCTGTCGGCGACATCTTTCCTCTCCCTGATATCTACAAGTTTTCTGCCCTGAAATATCTTTACCTACATACAATCATTTACATACACTTCATTGTTACAATCACTTCATTCATTATTAAAAGAGATGTTCCCGTCTTTTTCTGAAACTTCATCGTCACTTAGCGGGTTGCTGCTTAGCGATGCTGCTGACAGGACTTTTCCTcattctttttaaattcttataacagcaaaacaacactttttttttgtcccagaAGGCCACCATAGCTCATCCAGTCCAGGAGTTCAGAAAAGGACAGAGATGGAAAAACACATGAGTAGCTCCATGACTAGTCTGTGAGTACAAATTAGAATCTTGTTTTCTTCTGGTCCTGTATCCTGTCTGTAGAGCGCTTGAACAAGTAATCCATCCAGCTCAAAAATCCACACACAGGAGGAGTGTCCTGCCTGCACAAAATAGCGTTCAAAGGTCAAAGTTAGACCAGTGACACCAGCTGTTTCATCATGTCAggtgagttttctttttttttctaatcatcaaGCATATTTTAAGGATTGAAGAATGTTCCTTTATCTGCGGTGATGTTtgttatactgtatgtacattGTTGGTTACCATGGCTggtactgatttttttttttttagtgttgttGTGGCGATAGTGTGAGTGGCTTCCAGGCTggagtgggtgggggggggggtgccgtGGTCAGTGGTGACGGTCATTGCTGGGGGAGTTCTGACGGCTGTTTCTTGGGTTTCAGAGTGTCTATGAGAGACTGGACACCACGCTTCACGCTGCTGGTCACCCGCCGGGTCACTGAGTCTGCAGATGGTGAGGAAGAAGAACCAGCACGCTGAGAGGGTGGTCGTGCTACCAGACATTTCTGGTACCGGAGCTGCAAAAGAAGAGGACAAAGAGTAATGTGAGTATGCATTAGAGCGCCTAGATAACTGAGGCAGGTCAGTCTGCCTTGCCTTAGTGTAGAAAATTAGCTACTGTTAGCTTGCTACATATAAAACATAACAACGTGGGGCAACAACAAATCTGGCATGGCACCAgcaacacactctgctgttctCTTACAGTGCTGCTCTTACAGTTTTAACATTTTAGCCAAAATGGAACACAATCCAGCAAATACTCCCCATGAATCTATTATGTGTCCTTTTCACACTTCATTGTCAGAGCTTACCACACATGCAGCCTGCACAGCCTCGGAAACGCTGCCTGCGTTGGGGTCACACCAAAAAACGTGACACTGGAAATGCTGGTTCCCGGTGTCCATAATAAAAGCAAATGTATGCACATCCCGTCCTACACCCATGAAGGACAAGAAGCGGACGCGGCACTCCACCaaggcctcctcttcctcctcctgcaaaGCCATCAAAGAGGCGATCTGATTAGACCTTCCTTTCTAATTGTCAAGCACATTTTACATCTTTTATATATTTGGTAGTCCTCAGGACAACAACGAGAAATCGCCTTGCCTTTTCTTTGATGACAGCCACAGTCGTGTCAGCAATGCTCAGTATGACAGGGGTCCAGTCCTCTTTGCCTGTGGAGGATATGAGGCTTTCTATGGCCCCATTTATGATGTCCATACCTGGGTGCAAAACAGAGGAGAGTCTAATCAATGACAGCGTAGATGAAGGAAATGATGCAGAATGTCCTATTAGCTCAGTAATACCTATAGGTCGAGTGACAGATATCATGCCCAGATAGAGCACATGAAACTTCTGCACCAGCTCTGTCTTCGGCATGGGAAACtctgcagagagaaaacacacaatcacacgttagaacatgcacacacacacatttgcctgTGGGAGGTGTTATCACACGACAACATCTAACGCAAACTTTCAAAAGAATCCACACATGATAATTGGCTTTAAGTAGaggaataaacacacaccagtgaatattttaatattttagtgCACTGCTGACATGATTAGGccatggaaaaacacacagaggcacgcagGACTTCAGAGCACCAGATGGTTTTTGCATGAAATTCCAGCTATTCCAGTTCATGCAGTGGCTTGAAGGCAGAAAAAGACTGATGTACACAATGAATAAGGATGATCAAAGATTTTGTATCACCTCCATCTTCTACCCGCAGGACCTCACATTAAACACACCTCTCAGACAAGCCAAAGTGCAAAACATCAAcaaattttaaatatttttttagtaAAAATTCTTGTTTtactaaaaaaatataatatatatatatatatatatatatatatatatatatatatatatatatatatatatataaatataaagaagCCAACACaatgctgaaaaaaacacaaaaacagggaTTGATtgcatcacagcaacacaacttAGAAATGGCTGTCCCATTACTAAGGCTCTTTTAGCTGTGCAAGTGGTCAAGGTCTTGTTTCCCCGCAAGCTCTACAAAGATTGATGCTATTTTGTGTTGGTGGCAGAAGATTTGTACCAACAAGAATACAGCAGACAGTGCAGACTGTCATTGGTGTGGTGCTCTCTGACAACTAGCGACGGTCCATGAAGGCCGAGGCTATGCAGGCCCCTGCATTGAGACGCAACTCATGTACTTGCACAATGTGTGAATGTCAGCAGGGTGGTGTTGATCCAAATTAAACACGGCAAGTTGTCCACTTTGTGTGGACGAGTTTAAAAATTTGTTGGCAGCTCATCCTCAGACATTGAGGGTGAAACGTTAGTAACCACAGGAAGGGTGAAGTCATATACAGTTACAGCTCCGCAAACTGTAGTGACATGAACTATGAATTATAGAACATTTTAATGCATTAAATCTATTTGAATGTATATCTTAGACAGGCTGGATCTGATGAGGACAGCAGGGGCTTTATCCTGGTGTTGGCGCTCATCCCAGATCATTTGGTGCTAATCTCTTCAGTTGTATCCCGACATAGTTTTGTGCACTACCAGCTACCCTGAAGAGATTTAATCCAGTTGAGCTGTTTTCCATTCACTGCACCACTCCCTCCAGCCAAATGGACCGGTCTATGCACTGCACGGGAAACATGTCTCCCTGGACAGTAACAGTTCAAGcaagctgcagctttaaaaaaaagtgtgaggGATCTTTCACTGATAAGTTCTTTGATCCTGAGGTTGGGTTGGGGGCTGTGGAGCATCAGGCCTTTGCCTCAAAGAAACACTAATTGGGTTTTAATGAGGTCGAGTGCCTCTGTAAGTGAAGAGCCGATATACGTAGTTCTTTTATATTCTGATGCTGGAGCTCCATTTCCCTCACCCTCAGCAGATACGCACGCCAGTTGAAGTTACAGCCGAGGATGAATTGTGCAGGGCCCTTTTCTCTTTCGTCCTATAATTACTTGGGACTGAGAGGAACAAGCCGTGGGAATTAGCAAAATGGAAAACAGTGAATAGAATTAGTACTGCGAGGATAAAGCTCTGCCATTGTTGAGCGTGGAGTTGGTTCCACAGTCAGCACTATCTGTATATAATTGAACTGAACACTGCTATCTTTTCTATTAACAAATGTTCACGGCTGCTCCTGAGGCAATAAGGTCATCTTTTAAAGAAGCATGTATGTGCTCGCAGATGCAGAGGAATATTGTTATGGGAGACAAGAGATCGCAACGGGGAAGATAGCACACGGCTGACAAATCCAATTCTTTCACCGGGGAACTACAAAAGAACAAGActcaaagaaaaagaatgagtgtgtgtgtttgtgttgtggggAAGTAAATCTGTGTACACAGTCACATTGTGGGGACCTGTCTTATTTTTATGGGACAAAAGCAAGTCCCCATAGTGTAAGCCATTACACCTTAGGTTGAGGGCTTTAGGGTGAGTGTACAGGTACGGTCAGGGACACGTGTAGTGTCCTCTGAAGTGGTAGAAacatcaatgtgtgtgtgtttgtgtgtgcttgtctgtACCTTGTAGGGGTACATCAGAACCGTTCTGGGAGGAGCTGCCAGCTGCAGCCTTGGCACTTTTCCTTTCAGCCATAATCTaaacaaggagaaaaaaaaagaaattgaagAGAGGTGGAGGAACACAATAAGACAAGAAGGAGAGGGTGAAAAAAGACAGGAGGGAAGTGAACGGAATAGGAATGAGGACAAGAGAGGGAAAAACAAGCACAACAGATAGAcacaagaaaatacaaaaaaacatgtttaaatgctgCAAATAACACAGAGGGGCAATGCATTCAGTTTCCTTTATGGCAATGAGTTAATCTCTCAGCCAATGTAATCAGTTATATTTTGAATATTGTCAGTAAATAACACAAAACTTCCCCATTTTGTCTGTAAGATTTAAAAAGAGGTCACAAATATGTAGTTGTATTTTTCTCCTTAAACAGCTGAGCACTGTATTTTTTTAGCTCCTCACGCTGGAATAAATAGTGGATTTGTTGAGGACTATTTTCGGCCACGGATTTGGTGCACTACACCGAGTATTTAAGGAAGCAAGGGAGTGGATGTGGTGTTGAATTCAAACAGACTAATGCTGTAATGAAAGAGAGTTacatagtatagtatagtattttAGCAGCTTTAGTGCAACAGAGTTCAGTGGTTCTATTCAGTAGGGTACTGTAAGCGACTGACATGTTGTCTCAGGTAttgtttcctctctttctgctgttctgctgcagtgtaCACACTCTTTAAAGGCTGTTGAATATTCTGCTTGGCCCCTGCACTGAGCCACTGCACTCTCTTCCTGCTACAGATACTTGATTAATTGTAGGTGTCATTAATCAAAGTCTATGGTGAGTCTGCAACTCTGCTCACAGGGGAGCCATGCAAGAAGACAcatggactctctctctctccctttctccaccccctctctctctcacacacacacacactcacactcacacacaggaggCCTGTTGAGCATACTGCACAGCTGCAAGTTCACCAAGTTTCTCTCCTGCAGTAAAGAGAAAACTCCCACTGTGTTTAAAATAggcagtgtgtatgtgatgaAGAGTCACGATCATGTATACTGATACACATTCTTTCCTCTTTCCTTAGTTTGGGGTCATAGATAAGAGgaaattaaaggaaaaaaaaacttttcctTTAAATGGGTCAACAAGCCTCTAAGGGAGAAGATCTGTAGTTCCAGGTAGATTTATCCTTCACAAGGTCACTGCTGGCCTGAGGACAGGTTGGTTTCCCTTTGTAtacacaacactgtgtgtgtgtgtgtgtgtgtgtgtgaaaagcaaAGGGTCACTAAACAagtgaactgtgtgtgtctagGGTAAATGTTGTCTAGTGTCAGTGTTGCAAAAAGCCTCAGaggcctttgttttgttttatgaatTACCATTCTACTGCAGTAACCtctgattaaaaaagaaaagatcacTCACTGTCCTTTATTATACCACAGACAGCTTGGTAACATTCACCAGTGCACTAATTGAAAAGTCAATTTTTAAGGTGCATTAGCAGGGCAGAAAGTCATAATAAAGTATTTTAATGAGCTTTGGTGTCATTACAAACACTAGAATAATAACAGACTAGTCCGTCTCACATTTTGGATGTTTCTCTGACATTGCTGGGTGCTGCATCATGCTGGCAGTTGGCAGTCTCTTGCACTGTGTGAGTGCATCCAGTGAAGCCTGTTCTGGGCCAGAGTGAAGCAGCCTTTGGTCACATGTAATGCAGGAGAGGCCAGGTGGTGCAGAGCTGAGCTTGTACAAGGAGGAGTTCATGATGTGCTCCAGTATCTGAGGCAGCCCCGTGGAGAGACCTCACTGTGCTCTGTGCTCTCATATGAAGCCCCTTCATATCTCACTCCTCACTGATCGGGGGGCTGGATCCCCCTAGTTTCAATTCTCTGGTGAGTTATACACACCCAGCTGGCTGCTGCCTGCCTGAGTGTCCACCACGCATGCTGTGGTAAAACATTATTCCAGACCCTGACTCCATGTGTCttgttgtattttgtattgTGTATCATCCAGGACTTACAGCTGACTTTGATATTGTGTAGTAACTTGGATCAAGTTGACACAGAGAGCTTTATGCTAATGGAAGGAGgatgaatgtgtctgcagactgAGAGGTTTGTTATTTACACCAAGCAACAGTaacagtgtgtaagtgtgtgtgtaaacgcCTAATTGCTAGGCCTGTCTCGCAGGTGATGTGCTCCTCCTGATTTATTGTCCTGTGTCAAATCCGTGtcgctgctgctccacaacaaCAATCGGTCTGCTGTGGAAActatttggggggggggggtgctatGAACTACCACAGGCAGGTAGACATTGATGGCAAGGTAAATTCTTCTATCTAGAGTCATCTCATTAATCTCACATAAATCTAGCTGACCAACACATATAACTCCATACCTACACACACTTTTCAGGAAACACTGCCTGCACTCTATAACCCGACTCTCATCTTCCCTCCTCACGTAGAAACCTTTgccctttctttctcctctcagcTCTTACACTACTCCCCAGAGATAACAGAAGTCTTATCATGGAGCAGATTTCTGTTTGCTATTAGTTTTGCACAACATGCACAAGCATCATCTGCGTAAGTAGTAGTAGCTCAGGATAACTGTCTCAGCaggatttttttcttccctctctctgtaaTAGCCAGACTGATTAAAGCCTGATAGCTTGTTTCAGAGCAGCAGATAAGCTCATTGGTGGAGGCAGTAATGGTAATGACACCCACCTTGGAACAGATGTCGTGAAGACTTGTGGCGATAGCTGCAGCGGGGGTATCACATCGGAACACGTGGCACTTCAGCACccgtgtgtttttgtctctggcCACATAGGCAAAATCCCTGCAGCATGAAGAGGAGACAAAGCAATCATCACATGAATTTATAATGCAGATGAGACACACAGTATTTACCTCTTAAAGGggctgtaagtgtgtgtaaacCTGATATAAAGgttgatttttttgtctttagcTTGGTTTGATTTTAACTTCAGGGAATGATGTCCTCTAATGTTAATGATTATACATAGAAGGAAAACCTTCCAGTAAATTTATGGAAATAAATTATTTCTGAttaataataaagtatttctgaaaGAAAGGATAATACAgcagaggaaaaggagggaAAATAGAGGCAGGCTGTTTCCCTCATTAGAAGATAATTGCAGAATTTCAGCATGTGCCTTGAGGCAACTGTGTTTGTGAGGAGGAGTGGGAATAATATTACGTGATATATgctaaatgtattattttcacATGaaattattttctctttttgtatattttttattgtcattttaccttttgtatGTGAGAGAGTAGAATAGAAAGCTTTCTAGCTAATTATAGGCTTTCTCTGCTATTATTCTGTAGAGAGCCATTTATTTAAGCGGCTTAATATTGTGATCAAAAAAGGCTTCAGACGTCTTCCAAAATGAACGTAGCTCAGggacaatatataaatatgattgcaaatttatatttattatttctttcagcgttttttctctttgctgttTGTTGGGTTATACTTAATCTAGTTTCTGCAAATGTCCTGATTACTTTCAATTTGCAGTCCCTCCCAGTGTTTTTACCCATTGAAgtctcatttttcttttaaagagcTGTTCTACTGGAGAAGGCTTTACATGTTTCATTGCCAACACTGGGGAGGATGAAGAATACCAGTAACTGAGTTACATATCAGAACACAGATATGACTGAGGAGCagttcattttaatatttgagGTAGTCATTGGGAAAAAgtaacatattaatattattataaagcATTTGAGTGTTTATTTAATAGTCATTATAGTTGGTAAAACTGGCCTAATTGCAGA
This window encodes:
- the apbb2a gene encoding amyloid-beta A4 precursor protein-binding family B member 2 isoform X3: MAERKSAKAAAGSSSQNGSDVPLQEFPMPKTELVQKFHVLYLGMISVTRPIGMDIINGAIESLISSTGKEDWTPVILSIADTTVAVIKEKEEEEEALVECRVRFLSFMGVGRDVHTFAFIMDTGNQHFQCHVFWCDPNAGSVSEAVQAACVLRYQKCLVARPPSQRAGSSSSPSADSVTRRVTSSVKRGVQSLIDTLKPKKQPSELPQQ